CTTTATAATATAGGTTTTTTAATTAACATGTTAATATAAATGGAATCTATTAGTGATATTTTTTGTCTATCCCAACATTAGCGTATCATATGCGACTTTTACATGTTTTTTGCTCAGGTGAAGTATTATGGATGTAATGATTAATAACAATCATGAGAAGGTAAGCAATTGAAGTTCTAAAAGTAAATTTAATGTCTATATGTACCAATCATCATTTGTCTTGGCCATTTAATCCGTAATTCGTTATTAGGGATTATGCAAAGCAATCAATTAAATGTATAACaaatagaatataaaattgttattttttataatattgtacaaatctgtttattttttacatttatgtcTAATATTACTTTGAGAATTATTCTATTTGCTCTTACTTACATTTTATAGTAAATTTCAGCACTTATAATTTCTAACTTGTTATAATGCACGATTATTCATCAATATTTACTACTATtaactattttttctttttagtaaTTTATaccatttttatataatttatatataaataaattcaatatttgGTGAAATATAGATATTATTTACAGAGTATTGCTGTAttaaaacataaaaattatataatataatcaatacgttaatatattatgttaatatattaataataatggtacttatattttatgttttaatatAACAATGTTTAGTTAAAAGTTAATTTaatgtaaagtttcaaattgaACTTCTGTTACTTAAGTATTCTTTTTTAGGTATAAAGATTCAAAACATAATAACAGGGATAGTTATAGAAATGATAGGTACcaattatttgttataattttgtatatttgtttaatatgtttatttttcagttttattGTAGTGTTGTATAATTTATTTAGAGACAGAGATCATAGTAGAGGTGGAAGTAGAGAGTATAAAGAAAAAGTCAGGCCACATAGTCAATTGCACACTGCAGAGGAAAAGCATCtgcgaaaaagaaaaagtcaTAGAGATAATTCACATTCAAGGGAAGGAGAACAAAGAGCATGGGCCAAAGATTCTCACAACAGGTACATAATAAAACAtatgaaataatgtaaaatgatGTTTCTTGAAaactaaatgttataaatattattgaagCAACAAATCATCTAAACACGAAAGACCTTATCGAGAAAGATCGAGAGAGCGATTccgagaaagaagagaaagggaTAAGTCTGGAGAACGTACACTGCCTTCATCACATTATATTGAACCCATTCCTGTTCCTGTTTATTATGGAGTAAGTATTCAATTTATATGTGGAATATAATTCTTCTGACATTAAATTTCATTGGTCATTAGGGTTTTCCTCCGAGACCAATAATGGTTGGACATTTGGTTCCAATTCGAAGGCAAGTACCACCTTTAGGAGGAATTAGGCATATGATGAGTCCATTAAGACCATTTCCACCACGATTTATTCAGCCAGATATATATAGATTTTGTTCACTTCCAAATCCTAgtatgtatttttttaattcATAATGAAGTACATGAAGAGTTACTGtgttaattatttgtattttatataagaTTTAGGCCAATGTATTAATGGAGGATTTATGATGAATGGAAAATTGCCGCATTAAATATCagacattttacaaaaattaaaaattcttcaaaGTATCAGTGTGAATTATCTTTAATTCAAATTATCTTTAATTCAAAATATTGTTATAAATGTATGAgatatatgttttatatttttttatcagccataagaatttttaaaaatcgtGAAGGCAAAGAAATTCTGTTTTTGACCtttgattttttaaataccgattataatgtaatatgtgCATTTTTaagcatatttaatattatttccaaaatctttttaaatttttttatatttgatgTATTTGTATATGAAACTTGCTTATATGTTTTTAgatggtaataataatattgtGTTCAAATTGTATTAATTGATAATGGATTgtgtattattaaatttaaaaaatatatttatatagtttATGTGTATagtttttatatataataatttatcgtATATCAGACTTTACGTTCATATATTTCAAGGAGGTTGTTTGACAAAAAGAATTGGTTTCCTTAGTatacattttcattatttttggtatatataatagtagtagagttaaaaatttatttaggtAGTGGACTTCATGTAAAtttgatatattaaaaaatgatgtattaataaaatatttattaaaaatttgttagtttccaaataaatttttgttatactgatttattaatttattaattttcgttGTATCAGAGAGCTGATTAAGAAGCCTATTAAAAGTCTTCCTTTTTGAAGTATATACTAATGACTAGATTATGgatgtttatacatttataagAATTATAAATGCATAACATATAGAATGTATGTGAATTGCAAAATTGTACAAAACAaactatttattataatatttagaagaCAAAATCATTCTCTATTTAGGTTTTATTTGCGTAATTGTGTTTGTGAAAATACATGTTTATATAAGCGATCGCAATCTAAAATTACAAGAGTTTGTATCAAATAcgtaattatttttcattttatgagAATATCGTTTATTTATGTTAAATCAGTTTCATTTAATTCTCATAGCACAAAAAATcggagaaaattgaaattttcaaaattgcAAGTTCAGGATAGAAGATATTTAACGAAGATATAATAAGATAAAATCAGGTTACTAATTTAGTTATTCTTCACGACTTTTTGgagttatttaataatatatagaaCATACAGATAttttaagtaaaataaattatcACTGGAATTAATAATGTACAGTATGACGTACGAGGTAAATAATAGCCGTGACATTCAATGCCTTTTCGTGTTCCACATTTGGAGTCCGGACTCCTGATCTCGGTCATATATAGGTCTGTATATACGTCTGGAAACTCTCGTGATAGGTTAGTGATCAAATGATATTGATCAATTTATTTGCAGGAAAGCgcttcaattaaaaaattatgattGCTGCGGACTTCAGAGCCACTTCACGCTAACTTTGGATTGAGGTATGGTGTACCAACTTTACCAACTGTACCAATAAGTTAAAGAAACTCCCTACTTTATCAACCGAAAAAGAAAACTTAGTTATCAAAATTATTAATGATAATACTTTGTTATATTCATACTTTACTATATGTTATTTTATCACATCGTACATGTATTTTAactattctattttattatcaaCGTAATTCTTTTTGTAACTAGTCAGTTAGAGACGAGAATCTAAAGTATCGAGACGTATCAAACATAATATTTGATCGGAATCTATTGTAAAGTTCAGTTCAGCGTTAAAgtgttaaataaataagttaaGTTATAAAATAAAGTGTTTACTATATTATAAGAGTTATTGAATCATTAGAATTAACTGTCAAGACCCCCACAAATTGGTGATCTCGACATGATTTCCTCGAAATGCCATTACACCATTCTCCGACAAGAGGTAAAACATTTCCTCAAAGAGTTTTAACAAATGCAATGTCTGATATGAAACGTAGTTAACGCATTGTCGATGGTTAAACAATCTCTCTTTTGAAAAGAGAACCTTAATTTTGTGATTTACAGAAATTTAGTCGGCCTTCGCAATCAAGAAGATAACATGTCTTTTCATGATAACAAGATAACATGTCTTGTCACGAAAATCTTTAGAAACCCATTGACTAGAGATAAATATGAGACTCTGAAAGCGCGTATTATATCTTCGTTTGATAAGTTTAGCGAATCCAAGTTGAGGGCTCTTCTTCGCAATAATGAATTTTTGGACGAAAAACCATTTTTTATAACGCTTAAGAAATCTAGTGGATGGGTTATGTAATGAGAGCGTTTTAGGACCTTCATCCTTTAACAACCTCCAAATAACGATCGGGCGATTCTTGCAATCAGTGATGTTCAAGATTTGTCACGACTAACCCATAAAACGGACGAAATCGCTGGGGTCTTAAAATCATTGATATACGCAATTTCCATGAAGGAAAAACCAAGCCGAAAAAATAAATCCCGATCTTTCGACATACGACGATATTCGTAGAAATTCGATTTTCATAGGAATTTCTAATAGCTAacattaacctcttaggtacggttgaattttgtgtGGGGCTGTTTCTCTGTATCTCAGAGTTTGACGCGTAAACGATACAGCACTGCAATGTTTGACTAATAATGCTGTTCTCTACGCAAACACATTGGAATGAAGTttttgataaataaattataatttttcttaaagatCTGATAGATAatgcatatactttaactttaataatttactttaataattaataatacaattgaatgtgatatattttaaaatacggTACGACACATAGAACCACGTCACAATTTTCACATTTATAacgcgatagtgtttttcaaattgctcttcatTTTCTATTTTGAAGCGACATTCTGAGGTTGAGGATTCTAAAAAATTACAAGGAtacggatcgacatgttaaaCAGAGTATCTAataatggtatatttattttaacgaaaagtaACAATTGACATCTGACACTGGTGTATCAAAAATAAAGACTATATATTCTGGCTGCATATTGTTAACACTGTTATAAAACATTGCAAGGATAAAAAAAGTGTGAAGCAAGACAAATGAAATACGTCATTTAGTTCAAACGATAAGTGAATGAGTCAGTAGAGTGAGCCACTATATTGGCGCGTCGTAATATAATACCCGCAAAAGCCACTATAGTGGCGCATCGTATCGAAGAGGTTCATCAGAGTACCATAGGCGCTGATTTTTTCTAAGATGTTATGGTTTTTAAGATGATATATAAAATCTATGGGTAGATTTAAGCAGTAACAGAATTATCAACGGAAACACACAATTaagttttcattttcattttcattcggTTTCATTAggcgaataaatattatttccacGATAGACCCCTCAAATAAGTACAGCAAACtgttataaaaatttatcgatattaCTAAATCACAAAGACACGTGTTCAGAACAGGTGGCATCAGTATTTCATTTGCACTAAAGGATAACCAATCGCAAAAAAACGCGGGAAAGAAGGATTTGAGGATGCGACCAGGAAGGAGATTTGCCAACTGTCCTCAAATCAATGGGCGAGCCCTTTTTACATGATATCCAAAAAGAATGGTGAATGGCGACTTTGTGAGGGCGGACGCTGAAAAATTCTTCAAAGGGTAGGTTTCACGATCCGGAATACCCGAAACTATCACAACTGATAGGGTTTTCAAGGACAAGGTTCTCCATCGTCGGATGTCAACAATGTACCAACCACTGTCTACCACCTAGCGTCAAACGGATTGGTCGAACGGTAGCGTCGCTCACTGAAAACCGCATTAGGATGTCACAATAATGAAAATTGAGTGGGGATATTACCAGTCGTTTTACTTAGAATCAAATTGCGTACAAAGACGAACGAAGAAATTCAAAGATGTTGGAGCCTCACAAGTTGAATTACTATACGAAAcaacattacattacattaaatatatgtgtatatacttGATTTAGGGGATGCAATTTTgttaactttttttttattgaagaTAATAATGCATATTTAATaatgatttataattaatatttacttaaACAGCAGTTTTCTGTACCAAATGAAACCCTGTATACAtacttattttaaataaattgtgaAAAATTATGAAGATTGGTTTAGTTTAGTCATTGAGTAAGTTCAATGGTTTAGTTTATATTCTTTAGTTTATATAACGATGATGTTGAATACAAAATCGTAACTTCACGATGGCAGTGTTCTATGATGGCCGATATGTACAACGTAGCTTCCGATATTTAGAGCCTTACCTCCTCCACTGGAGTCCAGACTTGTGTATACGACCATAGCTCACGCCCATTATTTTAGTTATTTCACCGTACAAGTGCTGCACCAAGCGGTCAAGTGCTGAAGGCGTTCCACGCTAGTATATACAAGAACCGATAAAGTTAGTGATTTGCACTGTTTGGTTTCACGCTAGCATATACAAGAACCTGTTTAGTTCCACCACAAACGAGGTATACTCGCTGTGGTTCCACACTACAAAAGCTTATTTCACTGTGCGGTTCTACAGAAAAGTTTATGCTATTCTATCCAAGATAGACAAGTATGAGAATAACAAAATCGCACAATAATTAAACTTAACTTagcttattatattttttttggagaagaaaagaaaatcttTCCCCTGAAAAGGTAATGGATTAATGGAATGGTAcagtaattttaatatattttccatACATAATAGTTTTTACATTTAACATTAAAGTTACTTTCCTTGTAAAGATGTTTTTGTTataaaaaaattcaaatattatttcaatgtagtttattaatttaatatttaattcaatatttatAGTAATTTCAGTAGTTGATAGGTTGCGAATAATATTTCTGACGTGATTTATTTGTTTTGTATGATTTTATGCAGACAAGATTTAATGTCATAACTAATTTGTGATCCACGATTTTTACCTTTTACTTTCATTACTGATACGCCTACGAGATGTCGTCGCCGCAGTTTTGTTCACTCATCTatttctttatatgtatatatctgtaATTCAATACACACATATTCATACGTATTATTGAAGCACCTAAGCAATTATCTATCATCTCTACTGGACACACGCATTTGCTATGTGTGCTGTTTGGCTCTACTAATTCTTTTTTAGTAAATACTTTATCAAATGCTCATCGTTTATGAGTAAAGGATGCTTAAATCAATGTCGAGTTTCTAAGTCGGTACGGCAGTTACGTTTGCCCACGAAAGCCCACAACGTGATTTATctattcttatatttattaaaatatacgacTGTAAGAAAATGTGAAATTCGAACGCCTGGGATGGCCACCTGGCCTTCGTCACTTTCGGATATGAAAAGAGAAGCATTAACATTTGAGGGTGCCATAAATTAAGCCCTCCCCGTACGGTGATATGAACCAGAGGGCTCCGACATTTTGCAACTGCGATGTCTGGTATATTCGAGTATCTTTTGTACAATCATCGACGTGGACGAACGTCAAAATAAAACTACGCGAGTTCGACATTTCTGAATTTATAGAACGTGCTGTAAACGTGACTCCCTTGAATTCGCTTTTGGTATTTTCTTACATGAGTCATAGTCATATGAAAGTACTACTAAATGacacaaaatttaatatacccaattaattaatatgtaaatgctACGGACAAAAACATTTTGAAAACCAGTCGCAAATATTATTCGACAGCCATCGCACGTCCTGCGTTCCAGGACTAGGATCGTTGATCGCTTCATGGCGTGCTCTAAACATTGACTAAATCCTAGACACTCAAGAAGGTCGCACAGTAAGATCGCTTACGCTTTTGTATCAGTGAGGCAACACTAATACAAcgacgaaaaatttttatttttaattttctggtaataaaaatttcattaacatattggtaaaattttcCTGATTGAAATGAGGCATTGAATGGGCTTATTAAACTTTCTCTTTTGACTGCTGATCGGTTGGTCGAATTTGTCTCAGCGCAATAGAGCCAGCTAGATCCTAACTGTTAGGACAAAACCTTGGATGTTTAAGGGGTGATAGAAACACGAACATGATACACTATAGCACATTAACATAGTGTCAAATTCATATAAAATtcatgaaattaataaattttactcAGTTAATATAAGTAACATGGGTAAAAGTCGTGGATCACAAATCAATCGTTACGTGTGAAATCTTTCTACAGTCAATTTGTTTTGCAAACAGATATGTCAGAAATATGTATTATTCGCTGGCCATCAACTAGTGAGATTactattaaaatgaaattaggttttattataacaaaaacaTCGACGCGATGCGATatagtaaaaaattaatttctttttcttaggTCAACTCATTTTGATTACTACGCGATTCTGTTAttcttatacttgtatatttcggatagaaaaatatgaatttttacgTGCGACCATAAAATTAAATAGGTTTTTGTTATATGTACGTTACACACTAGTGTGGAAATAAATAGGTTTTTGTCTATGCTAGAGTTGAATCAGTACAATACTTAGCCGCTTGGTGCAATACTTCTCGAGGGTCAATTGAACCTTATAGGTATTAACACACTGTCATTTCCCCTCTGCTTGTATATTCGTTCCGAAAACAGAAAAACTCATTCGAAAGTTGTGCCGTAAAAAATCAACGCGGAAAATAAGAAGGATTTTGCTCTGCGCATGCTTGACATGCTATGAGTGTGTCAGACAGAGACAGAGGTATTCTACTCATTTCTGTCTGTCTCGCATAACGAAACCTTCTTTTATCCTCCATCTTGACATTTTTTAATTCAAAAAATGGACGATTTTCCCTAGCGTGTGTCCAAACTTGTTTATTTGATTGTGCTCAAGATCTGAGATTGTGCCAGATCTGTGTATACGACCGTGGACCGTGGTTACCAGCTTACTTACTCTGCCCAAAAGTTAACCTAACCTGAACGTAgttaaatactttatacataatTGTACTGTTTAAATTGTACTGTTACCGTTTGTATTTAAATATGTTTTCCTGAAATTTGTTTGTTAGACATTCtagaaatacaatataattattattatacaaaattaaataatatttttctcgaaaactGTGAAAAAACGTCCAATAAAAGATTATATTTCACTGTACGTGCTGGAAGAGTCAATAATAAGTTATTACGATAAAGTAAAAGAcggatattttttattatcgaTTACTCACAATACATTACTCACAATATATGAAAATGTATAAACGTAAATTTGATGAATTAGAAGATAATAATGTTAGAAAAGCACCAGTAAAAAACTCGTTAGATTCGGATGAAGAAGATGATGATGCTAACGAGGATAATTACAATATAATGAGCGATGATGAAATTGAAGGtacgtaaaaatatgaaaaatttgtttaacaTGATGTAAAACATCTGTATATGATTATTAGGTGCCGAAGATGGACCAAGTGCTCCAGAAACAAATGTGGGGTTTACAGCATTTAATATGAAAGAGGAATTAGAAGAAGGACATTTTGACAAACAAGGCCATTATCTTTggaacaaagaaaaagaaattagagATAATTGGTTAGACAACATTGATTGGATGCAGGTTTGTAAAACTAGTTGGTCAAATGATTTTAATCTTAGAATATGTGACAGAACTAATCCCCTAAATTTGCATAATTGTATAATACGAATTGAAGTCCTGgtagtttaaaataaaatgtaaatttgcTTTCATGTTTCTAATGTTTTTCTTGCTCTTGGACTTTTGCATATTGAAATATCAGAATATGTTTCCATACAGcaaacaaataaaattatctGTAAACCTGCCTTGTTTACTCAGTAATGCAAAACATTACTAAGGCGTAATCTTGATAGATCAAACCGAGTTCTACAGCAAGTGTAAAGAAGGAAAGCCAAAGCAGTAAAACACTTGGACTGGCACATAGCGATAGTGAAGATGAAGATCCAGATATAATGTTCAATCCAACTCAggtttataaacaaatattgGAATACTTACAACCTGGAGAAACTGTTTCTAAGGCTTTGTGCAGGCTTGGTAGCTATATTTAGTTGATTAAGTTACATTTGAAAGAATGTGTTCATCATTACAATTATttaaaggaaaaggaaaaaaaagattaaCTACTGCAGAGAGATGGAAAAGAAAACAGGAAAAGAAACCGATAGAGGATGATCAAAATTCTATTAGTATAACAAAATTAACAGAATTGGCAAATGAATTGTTAACTCGTACTGGAAATATGGATATATATCAAGAAAGTTACGagcaaataaaaaagaaggtAATTGCACATGACAAAATATGATAGATATTAAAAACTTTTAATAACCTAACTATAATATGGTTTTCATAGGTTGAGCTAGGAGATAAACATGCTCATCCTTCAAAACAGGAAGCAGAGTTGGATATGTATGCTGATGATTTTGACATAAAAGAGAAAGCAAAATTGGATGAGAATGAAAGTAATTATTTTTTCTGAGAATGTTATCCTATATAATTTTctgatattatatattatgtttattttcttttagGTAATAATAAAGGAATTGATAATTCTGAAGCAGACGAAGCTAAAGAAGTAACATGGGAATTAAAATGGTCACAAGATGAAAATGCAGAAGTTTATGGTCCTCATACAAGTGAGGAAATGAATGCATGGGCAAGGGAAGGTTATTTTAAAAGTGGAGCTTGGGTGCGAAGAACGGGTCAAAATAATCAGTTTTATGATGCTGCAAGAGTGGATTTCGAACTTTATCTGTGATgttttgttcttgtttgataCCTCATTTGATAAAAGAACTAGTATATAACTGTAATTTTTTGATGATAAATACAATGAGAAACAATgttttatgtaataaaatataggCTAACTACCTGTCAATATGTACAGTATAATTACATACTTTGATGAACACATACTCTGGCATTTTGAAActataatataacaaatatcaAATATAGAAACTGTGTTTCTCTGTATTTAAGAAAGAAAAGTATTGTTAGTAATAATACCGAGTAATAACTCATTCCATGTGactaaattgtataaaataacaATTGTCCATTCTTGATACATATCGCATAAATAAAACTATCGTGGAAACctatttacttttttctatgTATCTGTTATTTTGCTCTTTTAAATTTTAGAGACATCTACCTTTATTGATGTATTTCAGATGTTTTTATTAATGCCTGACTAAAGACCATCCGGTATGCTACTTAAatcgagagaaaagaaaagaacttACACTTTGGGAACTTCCTGTGCATACCCAATAGTAAGATAGGGGTGGCAGAATTTATGGTCCACACGACGTGGTATTTTTAAATAGGATTTTATCCCTAAAGTAAATCTATTTGTACCGCGCATAAAAACCTTGCGACTACCCCTGTTTATTCAACAGAGTGCAACTCGATGTTCTTTACATTCGAGCTTCTAGATCTTCAAGAAAATAAATTCTGAAAAATCTTTGATTCTTGGCTTTTATTTTAGTACGTTCAACATAAAATCAGAATAAGTAAACATTCGATAAAACGTAAAAATATCGTAATTAAACGTTACAAGATAAGCACATAGAGATATATAAAACACAGGATTGAGATATCTAcacgtaatattccatatgtatacatacgtaATAAAACAACGCAAAATAAAAGGGAGTTAACAGGCATTTCATCTACATACCGGACAAATAGCACACATATTACTGAATatacaatataactttattagatatcttaaacatttttattagcaATGTATGAAATTTCTATATGGTTACttaaaatatttcgtgtatGTAAGTAAAtcgtacatacatatttacCCGTGAGTATGCATGTATATACGTACTACTATAATGGTAgtagtatgtatatattttgtaatttatattataattaatttatatataattattaagtgTATAAATTCGTAGCTCCACCgcgaaatttaatggaaatttCGCGGAGAGTATTGAAACGGTACACAAGACGAGGGTTCGTTCTAGTAATGTTAGCTTTGTGATAAAAGTTGACTGGTCAACTTCTCAACTAATCAAAACTTGAAAAAATCCTACGCACGGTCGTTTGTAGAAAATACGAATGTGCACGTATGCGATGCAGTATGTCTAAGTTATATTAAACGTCGGAAAAGATCAGTCGGTCTATTTAGTTTGTGTTCGAGATTTGCCATTTCTCGCTATACACCGCTCGACCTAAGAAAAAGGTGGCAGAAAGTTTTCGAAAGGATTATTAAATTCAGAGATATACCGCGTCAAGGAAAAATAATAGTTCAACGCGATATTCCCGCGGAAATGACCAATTCCATGCTCAGCGATTTTACGGAAAAATTCTGCGAATCAGCGAAATGCAAAAATCACCGACTTCGTgtcgatattttcaattttcgtcTCTATGTTtgacgagaaagaaaagaaaaggagagaacAGAATAACAGACGAAAGGAAACAAGAATAACGGAAGCGAGAAGAAAAGGCGAAGCTAGAGGCTGTACATAAAGAACAGCTATGAACTCTATGAACACACGAAACTATTATACTAATATTTACAGGAAAAATTCACATAGGTACAGGCGGTACATTCACGACGAAACAAGTTACACTagttttctctttgattttcgCAGCACAATCAGGATACAAATGATCACGGCCCTCGTGcgcaattaaattaatattattcgtgacattttacaagttacaaattataatttatcaGCATTAATAAATTGTCCAGTAATAGGAACGAGTTTAGTAATGAGCGAGAAAAAATGTGggctgcggatatttatgcaaattcatatttttattaacacaaCTAAAGAATTACTAAATATGATAACGAGTGTTgcactttgaatatttcatttacTTTTGCATATTATGCGCATTCCGTGTCTCTTTGCACTTTTAATTTTCccatatatacataaaaatccgcagtctactaacgagataaataaaattctacaaGTAAGTTTAGCAATTAAcaagtaaaattataaaacaaacGTCTATATCCTATAACTTGTAACTTGTTAATTCATTGATATTATTAGTTGGTAAATAATTGTGCAAGGGGGCCTAGGAAATAAATCAGATAGGGGACGAAGAAAAGGTAAAAATGGCACAAACAGTGGACGCATTCGTAAGCCGGTTTCATAAACGCACGTAATATACCCAAATT
Above is a window of Bombus affinis isolate iyBomAffi1 chromosome 5, iyBomAffi1.2, whole genome shotgun sequence DNA encoding:
- the LOC126916561 gene encoding CD2 antigen cytoplasmic tail-binding protein 2 homolog, yielding MKMYKRKFDELEDNNVRKAPVKNSLDSDEEDDDANEDNYNIMSDDEIEGAEDGPSAPETNVGFTAFNMKEELEEGHFDKQGHYLWNKEKEIRDNWLDNIDWMQIKPSSTASVKKESQSSKTLGLAHSDSEDEDPDIMFNPTQVYKQILEYLQPGETVSKALCRLGKGKKRLTTAERWKRKQEKKPIEDDQNSISITKLTELANELLTRTGNMDIYQESYEQIKKKVELGDKHAHPSKQEAELDMYADDFDIKEKAKLDENESNNKGIDNSEADEAKEVTWELKWSQDENAEVYGPHTSEEMNAWAREGYFKSGAWVRRTGQNNQFYDAARVDFELYL